The window AGCTGTTATAGACTTGTCTTGCAGTCAAAGTAATAGTTCAAGGAAACTGATATAAGATAAATTCTTGGGTAATGTAGTCAAGTGGCATGACTACAGTCTTGTATTCAAGCGTGCTGTGACAGTGGGGGGTTAGGTTTTGGTTAATGACTTTCGATGGATTATCGGGCTTCGCCATCTTTGTATGTCAAGAGTACTGGACTTAACCACAAAGGGGATAGGTTAGGTATAACAGGGCCTTACTCTTATCTGATCATGTAAAGTGAACTGATTAGCTATATGTTAATTGTCAGAAGAAAAGGATGTTGGATTTGGTTTGCAGGTACCGAATATTTCGTGGATTTGTGGAAATTGAGTTTAATTACCTTTTCTCTACCAGTTAGCAAACAACCAACGGACTTGCATGCAAAGGCAGTGGAATTTGCCTTGAAGGCACGAAAAATCCTTTGTGATGCTGGGCGCTCTAAAGTAACACTGGAGGGTGATTCTGAAAGTACTTCAGGCCATGTCAGCACTACTGTAGACATGGTAAGTCAGCCTCCGTGCGTCCTCTTGTAAACATGTTTACCTGTTTGAAAAGGTAAGCATTTTAGGAATTTACCAGTAATTACTGCAAAGCCTTCTAGCTGTAACAATACATATTCCAAGAGTAAAAAATGGTTTGGCTCGTATATTACTGTCAGAGGAAGTAAGCTGGTTGCCAGCCTATTATGTTTAATAAACATTACCCATAATGTCTCCATGCATTGAAGGTATTACTAGTTCTTAAAATTTGGTTCCATTGAAACTTAACCCGGTAGAGGCCAGTTTTGAGGGCCGTTTTgggtattattttagaaagaggaaccagcccaaaatgacatgaaaatgtttttctaggtgattttgatgtgttttgcacgaatatcaccttcattttcctcggaaattaacggttttagactttactcggagcacctacagtttcccgggcccacttgaccgccgaccgaaatcggcggaagaacacggccttactgtaacccctgtggctagcgcgtGCAGCGTAACGTGACCTCTTGCCAGAAAAtgtcgtgcttgccaagaatctttaaatatgcggataaggcgcgaagcgccaGTTCCATACACGGCCTTACTGACAGCACACACAAACAGGACGAcatgttggttttggtgttcttccgccgatttcggtcggcggtcgagtgggcccgggaaactgtaggtgctccgagtaaagtctaaaaccgttaatttccgaggaaaatgaaggtgatattcgtgcaaaacacatcaaaatcacctagaaaaacatattttcatgtcattttgggctggttcctctttctaaaaatttacccAGTTTTGAAGACTGGACTGGGAGGGAGATGTCAATTCCTAATTCAaggttttgatattttcaaataGGAATTATCACTGTTCTTAATCAGATCTGGTCTATTAGATTTGATTGAACTTTGCTATATAAATGTGGTAGGTAAGTTGCATTTAGGTGGTTTTGTTGAAACTAGCTACACATGGAATTTATAATTAAAGGGCAAATTTTGGTGTTCAGAGAAACTTTATATAAAGGTAACTTAGGTCAGTGCAGGGACAAGCTTAGGTAtcctattttaaatttcattctacTCATATGTGTGTGTTGCTGGAAAAAGTGTAGTTGAAGAAATGTTGGTTGAAGGTAACGCTGGTCAATTCTTTGCAGGTGCAAATGGGACGTCGAAGGGCCGGCAAAATCTATAACGAAGTGGACAGAGAACCCAAGATGATGCTCTCTTGGCTCGTGTCTTTTGTGCTGGTGGTTTTCTTGCTCATCTTCCGTGCCTGGCTTTGCGTGGTGGTTTATATTTGCAACCTGACTTGCATCAACAAGTTAGTTTGCTACTCCAAGAATTGTGTGTGTAAAGCTGCCGAATCTTGTGGACTAAAATGGGTTTTGGAAGCACTGGCCAAAGCGAGGGAGTGGGTGTACTCGTGTATTAGAAATTTCTTTGAGTAAATTGGTTTGTTGGTAAGTCTGGAAGCTTGTGAAATTTTTTTGGTCTAGATATTCTTCAGTTAAGTTTGCCCAGCCCATTCCGTCTTCGCCCCACTCTGGTTTTAAGCTGTAACACCCACCACCTTTTTTCTCTATTGGATAGTCGCACTCGTCGAAACTCGTCGAAACAATCCTCCCTCACGTAAGTTTCCTTATGAGTATACaagtttttaaatatgaaatgctttattctttaaGTATAGAGGAGTTAGAACTCAGTGTGTCCCTTTATAGGGACTTTGAAAATCATTTCCCATGTATGGCAAAAATAAATCCTAAACCAGTTTGTGAAGGTTAGCAGAGTATCTAATAGCATGCTTACAAATTTACCGTTCCTGATATTGTCTCAAGTGAAACATTGTTCACATGCTTATTTAACATAGTCTATTTTAAATTTGCTATGTACAAATTTGCTATTTACTTttgcaattttaaaatttctggGTTCTTACAATCCGCAAGTGTACAGTATTTCCTATCATTTCAATATATACTTTTACCTTAAGGTataaggtaaaattttatttgcttataaatgtctatttaaatatttaggttgGATATCTGCTGTTTCTCTTTTGGTTTAGTTGGTGTGAACAAGTGTATGAAAAGGGAGCAGGCTGATGACCTGATTGTATATTGTTAGCATTaaattataattgaaattttAGCATTTCTTTACTCCGTGTGAATAACCTATTGAATGCCGGTCTGTTCAGCTATTTTGTAGGGACTCGATGCCACCTTTGAAACTGCCTTTGAAACTATTCTTGAAAATCAAAAGCATAGTACTTGCGTGTATAGAAATGGTGTCAATAGTAATTAATCTTAGATCTCATGGAAACTAGAAATTTATTAAAGCCTCAGTTCCAGTGGTAAGATTGCACCACGACTGTTCCATCATCTGTAGGGTCTGGTCCTTGCCGTGGTGAATGGTCTTTGGAAACAGTTTGGAGTCTGCATATATTATGCACACTTCTTTCAAGGCTTTGAAATAGCTGAAGTTTTGGCAGCTACAGGAACGAGTTCGTTTATTAAATGTAGTGAGGAGCTTCAAGATACCATGAACAACTTTTAAGACACTTCAGATTGTTTAAGGGTTGTTTTTGTTAGCCAGTGTTGTTTTTGTAGCCAGTGTTGTCAGCTAGTAATTGTCAGTTTATCTTGAACTTCGGTATCCGAGGTGTGGTTTGAGTATTAAGGTAATgttggtaaaataaaaagttgaatttCCATAGTTATTAGTATACTGATGTACAGCCCAATTTACATCTAAGTGCATTTATAGACATTATGGCAATGTTTATAAGGTTTCCAGATAACCCATACAATGTACTTGATCCATGCTATATCACTACAGGGATTTTCAAATGTCCAAAGCTTagaggattttgtttttgatcaaggattttttttactggTCTTACAAATGGTGGGATGTGAGTTTTTACAAGTATCAAGTTTGCAAAGTGAAATTTTGGGAGATCTAGGTAACTACTTAGTTAACTTGGGCAAAGGTATATGGACTCCATTAGCTGTATTGTCCCATGCAATTTAATGCCCTCAATATACTACTAGCAGAGTTAAGAGAAAGCTTGCAAAACCAGGGCTTGATCAGTATGAAAACTGGATCTACAACAGAGTTCATGATCTCTTTGTGCTGCTATTGTTAGTAACTTCTGAAAATTAAGTTTTCTGATGGCCTGTCCACACAAGCGGGCATGCCCGACGGGCTCTTCCAgctgtttaaattttctctcgcttctgaagcagggttaccagacaatcgcatcgttctggctccatactcggtcggtcagtatagtggaacggttatgggaacagtgtttgcccgtcaaGCAGttcccgctagtgtggacaggtcTTAAGGAAGCattgaaataatgaagaaatttgcTTTATAGAGCTTAAGATCTTTTCAAGTAACTTAGCTACTTTCGGCTCAAACCTTAAATGGCCTACAGAAAATACTGTTCATTGGAATGTAGATCAGGAATTATGTACAGTTTTATAGCCAGTTCTTGGGTGGCAGATATTCAAATGAGCTTAGACTATGAGTTTGGATTATGAGTTTGGATTATGAGGTTTTCCAGAAGATAGATATGAATGCTTTCAGCTTAGTCAGGCTCTTTAAATGCGTTTTCGTGTAAGCATTACCTGTATTAATGCATTACCTGTATCCTGCAGAAGTGTAAGCATTGCGAAAAGTCATGTTGATTTTAAGGTTATCCTTATAGTCTTAAAGCAAAGTATATCCTTAAATATAAAATCTCGTACCTTGAATCTGTTGGGCCTTGGCCATCCGAAGTTAGTCAAAATGAGTTTTGATGACGCTGCTACTGATGGTATATTTAGAAATGCGACTACTGTGGCTATTAGGGGAGAACAATGCGTGGGTACCCTTTGTGAAGTTTGTattgtaatgaaaatagaaaatagaaaataagaatggGGGTTCGGGAGTGGCTGGTGAAGTGTATACTGCCAGAAAATGCTGCTTTTACTTAATTTGTTGATGAGAATTGTGTAAGTGAAGGTAGGAACAGGAAATGCAGCTTGAAAATTTTAGGTGTAATGGTTTTAGTAAAAGTTTAATAGCTGATAATCGAAGGTTATTTCGAACTGATCAAGTTAGAACGCATCAATTTGGAAACCCTCTGTAAAAGAATAGTGTGGGCAAGAGCCCGAGTTTTGGCTAAATCTGAAAGGTTAGGAGAAACTGAAGCAGTATAATATGGATGGCGGCAGGGTGAGAAGGGTTACATACATCAAGAAAGGCAACGGTTATAACCGAATGGTTGATATGAAAAGTATTGAGGCAGTAATTAGTTTAAAGTGAATGTTGTTTTTTCATGTAAGGGAATTGCTTTAGATTATGGAAGAACTTTTCAAAGCTTTTTCAAATGCTTGTAGTAGGGAGActtaaaacatgtaaataaactctaaaatataattaaacacaaTAGGTAATTGCTTTGAAGTGaaaatttttgttgtatataaaatgaTTCTAGATTTTGGTATTATGAATTTTGAggttgtgggggcgggggtgggggagaaagaCAGATTAAACACATTCTGGTCATATGGGAGGGAGATTTGCTTGTCAAGGGCTAcgtaaaaacaaagggaacacgttataattatcattattattattcagatgaacttTATCCATAGagaacaagccaaccacagggtcccttgacttgatattcaagcttccaaataatatggtgcattaggaattaagagaaggtagaaggaaatacaggaagagaaaaaatagaacatGGGAAGATGGAAACATGAGCTCTACaacgatttaataataataataataataataataataataataataatgcttcccCGTAAGTGCAGTTCAACGGGATGCTCAAAAACTGTCATGCAGTTTCATGGAGCGATTGATTATAGGGAAATATACAAGAATTAGGCCTAATGTGACTACCTCGTTCCCTCAAATGGGATATCTTTGAGCGAAGGCCTACTTGCTTTGTATGCTTCGAGAAGCAAATGTATGTTAGCTGGAGTTAGGTGTTGATATAGGATGCTAACAGGTAAAATTGTAAGAGTTTCAGGATAGTTCGTTAGCcaattgttaattttcttttacattatgaATTAATCGTTTTACTTTTCTCTTCATACTAATTTATTTCGGTTTAGGCTTACGACCTGTTTCGATACTTCAGGTTCCATGGACACTCCACCAACGATAAGATAATATAGTGTTTTgcgaattttaaaatttcaaagccGTTAATGTATGTTTAAACATGAACTTCAAAAGAGCTTTTACTTCTTTGAGTATGGACACAGTGAGACGTAAGTCACGCCCCCTTGTATGTGTTTTAAGCCCTGGAAAAAGTCCAGTCACCGTATAAGTACTTCAGTGTTAGACGTTTAAGGAAATGACAGTATATGAACTTATCTTTCTCTTAATTATATAGTCACGAATACAGTAGTTTACATGCTTAGAGCATTCTTTGACTCACAACAATCAAGTATGCAATACTTACCTAGTTCTCTCCTTTGCTTTGGTCATGACATAGGTATTGTGTTTCtgttctaaagagagagagagagagagagagagagagctagctagctagctagctttGAAGTTACAAGTTAAACACTCAGAAAGCCTGGAcgttatattttttctcagagCTAAAAGTAATTTTCAAGGATCATGTTCAAGATAAAAATAGAATGTGAAACAAAAACTTGTTCCTTGAAGCAGCAGATTAAGGCTAGACGTACCAAGTTCACGTCAAGacttaaagatctctctctctctctctctctctctctctctctctctctctctctctctctctctctctctctctcagtaaagttGTCACGTTTTCTTGAAACtgatgaaaactctctctctctctctctctctctctctctctctctctctctctctctctctctctctctctctctctctctcaagtatggtTGTCACGTTTTTCTTGATGAAACTgacgaaaatttctctctctctctctctctctctctctctctctctctctctctctctctctctctctctctctctctctcttagtaaagTTGTTTTTCTTGATGAAACTgacgaatattctctctctctctctctctctctatgtgttcTGTATTACCCTGAGGAAGCGAAGATCCCATAAGAGTGCTCACGAGTTAGAGAACAAAGTGCAAAATTTCTTTCCTTGATGCTTTTCCTAGGTGCTTCCTCCTGCTGACacgcttctctttccttcctaaCAATCTCTTGACCTTTCCTGACTgaatcttgttttgtttatgtgtattcGCTTGAGGAATCATCACATTTCCTTTCTCCATCCCCACGTCTGTAGTGGAAAATAAACGGAGTAAGTGGGTAGAAAATATTCAGCTTGAAAGGTCCAGAGGAGGAAGGAGTACATGAGAAATCTGCAAAATTCATGGATGGGGCCACAGAGCTAGCAGGGAGTTATTTAGAGTTTTGGTTTGGGAAACATTTCCCTTTATTAGAGTAACTTATAAAATCTGGCCAAAGCTAGTTTTgctgaatatatatttctgtcaatAACAGCGATCTCATACTTGTTTATCTGCATGCTGTTTGAGGATTTTGTAATGAACGTAATTTTACTTGCTGGAATTTTTTTGAACTTTTTCTGCTACTTATTGCCAGTGAAAGGTTTCTACGTACTGcgatacattcatacatgtatgcataGGTTACTGcgatacattcatacatgtatgcataggtatgtgcatgtatatatgaaaagcctGTAGGCCAAAAGTATGttttgaattacaatacacagtgaatgtttaattaacaaatgTGGagaaaaactctcccaaaatcctggagaggatgtttagctgttatctgactcatttcctaattaagtaaaattgtgacatcaggtattctcaagacgtgggaactggTCACATGACTTCGTGAGTGTGTTCGCCGGagatgtccaggttccggtggaaacgtgtgtatgtgcgtttctttttggcggagtcccagggtgtgaagggattagttatggaaAAAAGTATCTTTCAAAGACCAACATCAAAAATTATCAGAAGTCTTCAGTGAAGCTTTTGTGGTTCGAGGTTTATCGATTAAGACTGTTTGTAGGTAGGAACCAAGttaaatttcccaaactgtagattgtgtttttcatttatatatcgtctttttttttagcatgtattacattgtgtgtactttataagtaacatgggaggaattcccatatcttttatttttatgcattttaggttaataagggatttatttgacgacttcagatgtttcactgagaaagaggttgaagatgtactcactgggaatgtactggactttgacttattttgacctattgcgagttacagtgtaaagactgtaatatgattgaccTTTTGGGagctttaatattccattttactttatctcttatttcttgcaatctagtcatgttagattttgtcaaataaattattttaggtaaagcttgtttcgctgtagacctgagagagagagagagagagagagagagagagagagagagagagagagagagagagagagagaatgagaatgcaGAGTAAGTACAGAGatgcactaccagtagccttttgatgtGGCCACTGCcaatgctaccaatagatgggattCCTCGACTtggtagtaacaggtaagcaatgaaattacctctcGACTGGGCAACAGTTATTTGGTGGCAGCTGACTAGGGACCTCTGAAAGCCTCTGAAGAGACTGGTGATGCGGAAATTAGGACATGTAGGACGTATTAGCGTGTTTTCCAATAATCTTTGAGGAGTTAAGGTGGTAGCATTGTTTGTTTACTTTGGCCATTTTCTGTCCTCTTGGAGTGAGATGCTGCAATGCACGATCAATCACTAATGGTCTTGTGTGATAAGTGGGTGTGTTTATGGGTCGTAAGTCGTGCGCGgagtgtgagttttttttttcagattaggAATTGTTTCTAGGTACTTTTGCAGTGCGGGCTGTTGAAGACAGAGAGGGATATTATTACATAAGTGTTCTCTTTGCGATGGTTGTAGTGAGGAATTAGAGGGGAACGAGCTGGTTCAAGGGCgatcgagtgtttttttttttcgattgcGTGTGCATGCTAGTCAGAGCTTTGGTGGCTACACTTGGTAAAATAGTGTATAGGTGCGCTCCGAAGAGACTTATATTACGAGGAAATCAAGATTCTTAACAGATAGGGTGTGTCTTTTTGGTTGGTATACATGTTCTCTTTGATGACTGAAGCAGTTTTTTGCAGTTGAGGCGACTGCACACTTATAGAGTTATTGAGTGGCGCTGCTATCCAGTTCTCTCtgtgagcttgttttctttgtgtgggtggactgaagtatttctgCTTCACTGTTCGCATTTggagtttagaatttttttttttattgtttgcatcTGCAGTTAAGGTTACTTTATTGTTCgcatttggcatttagaatttaatttaatggtttgtatttgcattagtgttgggagtttgctgaatttttaaccttttttttttctccctcctttCTCAGTCTACCTTtgggagttatatgaagttgagatcagattgagttcttggaacttggagggtTCTCATTCCAATAATCTAGTGGAGGCAAACAGAGATAAGGACAAAGTGACagtgttgcacaaatttacatccgtaAACGCCGGAGTTCAGCCCTTTCCCTGGCTGGTTGATGGCGTTCTTACAGTtcccctcgaaatttttataaagagggtgtcgaattttttagttgccaagaaaataatggatggggtagaagctttcaatgaagcaaaaggctcccttggtttagataaaggggatattgGACAGAGTTGCCGGATTCATCACTTTatgaagtgtaggacctgggacaATCTTAAGGGTATTTTGAGAAcatcatatggaacagctggagctGGCGATGCAGTTTGagatctcagatctcttttcaaggtctgtAAAGGCCATGATTCGATGGCCATGTTTAGTGCCAGGTGTTTTGATGCTACGAGGGATTTTTCAAAGTAGTTGAGAAATTCTAATTGAGTAAAAGGAGGCTCTATTATGATagagaaactattgcaatatgcaTGGATCCTGAATGACGTCCCTGGtgctattgtaaatagttttgacaaggaaatagaaagggggtcggatgagaatttactgttctctcaagtTCATAAGCACTTGTCGAAATGTCCTACAGTAGATAGTTCCTTTTTGGACAGGATGCTGAAATCTTCCGGGGCTATTccgaagcatcatacacagagtaattctgactccacagttatgaggttatgtgccaagacagaggatgataagacttctgcgAGTTCAGGATCCCAAGggtgttgttataattgtaatgaGCAGGgtcatactaagaagttttgcagggtgaaatattgtggaacttgcaagtctgcatatcacggTTGGCAGTTTTGCTCGCTtattaaacagaatgagtctagaagcacaccTCAGAATGCTgatctggcaggtaggagaactcctcgagGAGGTTTTTCGGGAGCCTCTAGGGGCCAACAAAATATCTGGTGGATTGAACAGcaaaaagggaagagataaaaggggttgtttcttgtgatataggattTCTGGGGGAACGCTCAGAGGCAAAGCCAGTGgttgatgtgaatatttttatagatgcaGGCACCtctgttaatttgatgaattatgagttgttctgatcGATGTTTTCagatcgttctttgagacctgctaaagagacagtatgcgatgttcaagcaaataggttacaggttttgggTTACGGAGATGCgaatttatctcttgggggtagagcTTTTACAGAACCATCGTTGGAGACACAAAGTCtcagttcatacaggggtatgtggtataaatgttggagtacctggtgtttttgtgccttatgaggCAATGGATGTAAGTAGAGTGGATGGTGATAATGGATTGGGTGTATATGAGAATCTGCGGGTGGATTCTGAATGTGTTtctgtgggtaggaagtgttataagggggttttgtcgaatgatgtggttcttggtcctggtatggttcctatggtgaaagttcaagtgaaaggTGTGTATAAATTCAGACAGGTGTGTGTAGATGTGTGGATGAGTATAGCGAAAAGCTGGAGGGGGTtagtgtgtacgggttctataagcaatgtatcgagttcaggggatacttgggtggaattgctaaactgtaatgactCAATtcggaattatcagaagggtTCTTAGGCAGTCGATTTTGTTGGCTGGGTTGaagaagataattcagttgctattgttgggGACATGTGtggattttcagaagcagattcacaggctaggaggcaggtttttaaggatcatttagccaatgctcattttaaagaatatgttggggttgtggaagatgttctggctgagtttgcagacatagtcgcacttgaaggagataagttagggttaacaaatgtgttagaacacaaggttcgtTTAGAGGATAActctagcctatttttgtcccttcatataggattccttttaagattagagaacaggtagagcaagaggttaataagtgggaggaggaaggcattgttaggcccagttcctcgccttttaattttccgttgttagcagtgcctaagaaggatggttcagtccgagtttgtgtggatAGGAAGTTtaacaagaaaaccattcctggTTGTTACCCTGTGGTGTtatcagatttatttgttgagattggggcaagaatatttattcttcaattgatctgatggaagggtacttgcaagtactgcttagtgaggagagttgaaagtacacggctttctctttgctaaaggggcattatgagttcacgaggatgccatttggtttatcaggtagtcgtatgacatttactaggctaatgaatacagttttgcatggcttgttagggaaatccatGTTTATCCATATGGATgatattttagttgccactgattctgtagaggaacacttaaaggttcttagggaggtttttaggaggcttaggttagctggttttaagataaaattagctaagagTAATTTTCttaagaagcagatagtatatttgggtcatgtcatttctaagaagggtgttaaagtgaatgagggtaaagttagggcaattgtagattttgctagccccaagaacaagaaacagattcggtctttcttgggcatagctggattttttcgtaggtttgtgAAAGATTTTTCTATTTTGGCATCTCCCTTAACAggtgtcctgagggatgatgtgcagtttgtattgggagatggacagcaatcagcctttcagaatattaaggatgccttagttaatcccccagtgttgaaatttcctAATTTTGAATGTCCTTTCatgttggtgacagatgccagtcactatgatataggggcctgccttatgcagaaattcaatggaagactccatccgattgcattttgtagcaggaagtttaagacatggggtagtaatgaacggctgtggtcggtagtggacaaagacctttgctgtagtgtctagtttggttcattttaagatggtattgatgggcaatcaagtagaggttcttacggatcatTACCCATTGTTGGATccaataagccagatctttcccctaaaagagctaggtggtatctgacaatcaggattttgatgccaagcttaggtatatagagggtagacgtAATGTTGAAGTGGAAACCTTTCGAAGTTTTTCTggtgcagatggtactcatgtatgttatgtatctggagattgtaTAGACTGGGAtgttagtttagtagaatctaaacaggatgaagatgagattttggcagacgcaaaagcatttcttagaggggaattagttaggaagaattataagttgccttttgcaggtcttgagttagagggtaatttgttagttaggaagattagatacagacagagaaatagtgaggataagggtgatatgacgcaaatagttgttcctaggagtttagtacctacagttctggatattgttcactgtaggtctggcagtctgcatttcGGTATTTACAAGATGTATCAGAATatatggggacaattcttttggaagaatatgctcacgtcagtggaagactttgtgagaggttgctcagtttgtaatgtgtgtaagccatcaagggttgtttcttgtaaattgggttcatttcctatccCCAGCAGACggttttctagggtccatatggacctgttatccaatttctgttagtctagttatggccataggcacttGTTGgaggttgttgacgaattaactaggtttgtagagatttttcctttgaggCATAAAACAGCAGATGAGGTGGCagttgcattctttaatggaCGTATTTGTTATTATGGGGTTACTGAGGTGCTAATTACAGATGATTATGGGAGAGactttgtgaacaagacgttaagagtgtcttgcggatgtaatgggcattcagaaagtcactattattccctatagaccagaagctaatggacTATGTGAACGGgtaaataggaaggtaattgaagctCTCAGAATGACTGTAGGGTGCagtgatgtaaattgggatcgatatattcaacaggtgcagcatagcatcaattctgtggttagtgataccactggaatgtctcccagtGAAGCGCTATTTGGCTACCCAGTGCAGGATGCatttga of the Macrobrachium rosenbergii isolate ZJJX-2024 chromosome 49, ASM4041242v1, whole genome shotgun sequence genome contains:
- the LOC136832093 gene encoding uncharacterized protein, producing the protein MFGKQAMSNESAEARIEAMKSILDRYSPVPEEDRGAGVNVSKQPTDLHAKAVEFALKARKILCDAGRSKVTLEGDSESTSGHVSTTVDMVQMGRRRAGKIYNEVDREPKMMLSWLVSFVLVVFLLIFRAWLCVVVYICNLTCINKLVCYSKNCVCKAAESCGLKWVLEALAKAREWVYSCIRNFFE